A genomic stretch from Clavelina lepadiformis chromosome 5, kaClaLepa1.1, whole genome shotgun sequence includes:
- the LOC143458987 gene encoding uncharacterized protein LOC143458987, which yields MEISTEALNSVTVSTWSYLKNESRNITCVSRQTPTFLIFCLFPTMAVFINLVILAAVLRKARKLMRQSHVYLHVSSTLIGNVLFSILALIQLLSLYFHIGGDPDHPDPAYRSVVRQTSSQWWTFHKSFLCGMFVIMCGNIGLLIDCIRHNTCSALRTAAGHRSYQNDSGSRWKKRILTRRQRAYLLISLLWIIPFIYVVVPVGGWNCSQVCHCLSQCFSPNHRFKPSDYACSRAFPPMANSWLAVVVGGWLFCLLATIYLLKRSVQKVTKMWAQCSIKRDSYQNEELVQPNGRKATMASIQEISRNDSDVKTPEKNIIDSTASFDTNDNCNSLHGLVTKTVVGDPKDDVFVDDSVADENSSGKKWESQVIPERKYFSVGRDRKCPRVSRTSDTSTSTVCKAKGYGTHRRMLEHLRNTRATTFSLRFVIWLTVSFVLCTAPSMAILTVDMLTPSLKLDMVVLNTCLLCPFVYCYICPFILVKCLPGVKTSLSALILSVYSTTD from the exons ATGGAAATATCAACAGAGGCGTTGAACAGCGTTACCGTTTCAACTTGGAGTTATTTGAAGAATGAAAGCAGAAACATAACATGCGTTAGCCGACAAACTCCAACAtttcttatattttgtttgtttcctACAATGGCTGTTTTCATCAATCTGGTAATATTAGCTGCAGTATTGCGTAAGGCTCGAAAACTCATGCGTCAAAGTCATGTCTATCTCCATGTCAGCTCGACTTTGATAGGAAAcgttttgttttctattttagCGTTGATACAG TTGTTAAGCTTATATTTTCACATCGGCGGTGACCCCGATCATCCCGACCCAGCCTACCGCAGCGTCGTACGGCAAACTTCAAGCCAGTGGTGGACGTTTCATAAATCGTTTTTGTGTGGAATGTTTGTCATCATGTGTGGAAATATAG GCCTTCTCATTGATTGCATCAGGCACAATACTTGCTCTGCTTTGCGAACGGCAGCTGGTCATAGATCATACCAGAACGATTCCGGAAGCAGATGGAAGAAAAG AATACTTACAAGACGTCAACGCGCATACCTACTAATCTCACTGTTATGGATCATTCCATTCATATATGTTGTTGTTCCTGTCGGAGGATGGAATTGTTCCCAAGTTTGTCACTGTTTGAGTCAATGTTTTTCCCCCAACCATCGTTTCAAGCCATCAGATTATGCCTGTTCTCGCGCGTTTCCTCCAATGGCAAATTCGTGGCTTGCCGTGGTTGTAGGTGGTTGGCTGTTCTGTCTTCTTGCAACCATTTATTTGTTGAAAAG ATCTGTTCAAAAAGTTACCAAAATGTGGGCACAATGTAGCATTAAACGCGACAGTTACCAGAATGAGGAGCTTGTTCAGCCGAATGGGCGGAAAGCAACGATGGCCTCAATACAAGAAATTTCGAGAAATGATTCCGATGTAAAGACAccagaaaaaaacataattgaTTCAACTGCTTCCTTTGACACGAACGATAACTGCAATTCCCTACACGGTCTGGTGACAAAGACGGTTGTGGGTGACCCGAAGGATGACGTGTTTGTTGATGACTCTGTGGCCGACGAAAATAGCTCCGGGAAGAAATGGGAAAGTCAAGTTATACCGGAGCGGAAATACTTCAGCGTTGGACGTGATAGGAAGTGTCCCAGAGTCTCTCGCACATCTGACACATCCACCAGCACCGTGTGCAAAGCAAAAGGATACGGTACGCACCGTCGCATGTTGGAACACTTGCGCAATACCAGAGCCACTACCTTTAGCTTGCGTTTTGTTATTTGGCTTACGGTATCCTTCGTGCTCTGTACAGCGCCCAGCATGGCCATTCTGACGGTCGATATGCTCACGCCAAGCCTAAAGCTCGATATGGTTGTACTTAACACATGTCTGCTGTGCCCTTTTGTTTACTGTTATATTTGCCCATTTATTCTGGTTAAGTGCCTTCCGGGAGTTAAGACATCACTTTCAGCTCTGATTCTCAGTGTTTATTCAACTACTGACTGA